CAGTGTGCACGCCAGCTTTTGATCCCTTATCTTTAAAAGCTTACTTTCCCGATCAATTTAATCAATGAAATGAGCTTTGAGGTACTTCATCATGCCGAATGTACGAAATCTCTTAACGCCtataaattgtaaaaaaaataaaactcgttaGAAATCACAGATTTTGAACTAGAACGGAAATGGCTTTACCAAAAACTTTCTGTAATTGTTCGTCACAAACCGCAAACTGTTTGTTCTTGGGATCCTagacaaaattttgaataaaacataTCAGTTATTGGttcaatgaattatttgaCATGAAACTTACATATAGGTTTCTTTCCTTGATTATagaccacattttttttacaacttccGGACGAGGCATGGACTCGGTTCCCATAATATCTGACAACTCAGGACTAAGTTTAACAGCTTTTACTCCTCCCTTTGGTGTTCTTGCTTTAGCAGTCGTAGAACCTTCTCCTTTCTTGGCTGgggttcctcttttctttttggaggcTTTTTTCCAGTCTTCATCGGAGTCATCGGGATCCGAACTATCAGCACGCTTCTTCTTACCGCCGACAGCCCCCCTTCCAGCACTACgacctctttttttcccaggaGACTTCTTTCCTGGACTGTACGACTCATCACTACCTCCATCCTATATTttacaagaaatattaaaattttgcgTCAATTCATATTTGGTTTTACTCTCTAACTTACGCTACTTTCGGAGTTTTCTTCGTCAAACTCTTCGTATTCACTGCCAGACTCTTGTTGACGTTTCTTAGGCGTTACTTTTTTAGGAGCAGTATCACTTTCTTCGCTGTCCTCGTCCTTGattaaaaatggagaaaaaaaatgtaagagaTTAACTTCTTTCCAAATTCTTCTAATAATACCACTGGGACGGGTTTAGATTGAGGCTTTCTTCCACGGGGTGTCGGtgcttttttggggggtggtGCTGGGGCAACGTCCGATCCCGATTCTTCCTCAGATTCTTCAGATTCCTATATCAAATTGAAAGTTTATGTTTTGATTTCTACGTAATCGAATAAATCAggcaattaaataataatcgtaCCGCTGACTTCCCCTCCGAATCACTAGATTTGGTGATTGGGgctttggatttcttttcttcagcaATTGATCGAGCAGGTCGcgcttttgtttttgcttcctAGAATATCACATAACAAAACTGGAAATTAGTTgcagttatttaaaaagaaaaatttacattcTTTTTTCAGGTTATCAGTTTCTAAAGAACATTTCTTCATCACTTACAGGGCTTTCCGATGGTGCTTTCCGGGCAGGCTGGCGCCTTTCTTGTTGTCTTGCTGGTCTTTTTTTAGGAGAAACTTCTTCTTTATCAGGTATGTactcatcttcatcttcatcatcttcctcttcttcttcatcatcatctccttcACTTTCTGAGTTTTCATCCTCTTCATCCACAGCTTttgaaaaacatgaaaataagaaaaatgaaaatatgtgcacaaattaatttcttaCATTGGTCCAGTTTTgcaggtttcttcttctttgctgcaGGCTCTTTATTAGATTCCTCTTTGGCATCTTCTCGTTTACTTTTAGGGGATGTGTCATCTTCTATATGGGGTTTCTTTTCTACTGCCTCCATGACCATTtcatcaatttcctttttcctgtgaaatcataaaattcatttgtggtaaaaataatgaatatttTACTCATCTACAAATATGCCTAATAAGACATACTAGTTTTAACATGAATATGTTTGAGtaataaaataaggaaaaagcaAGCATGCCTAATGTCTCCATACCTGTCACTGAGGTcgaattttagtttttcctcCAACTGTTGCCGAACTTTTTTAGAAGACAGTGTGTCTAAATCAGCCCCTTCAAGGATGCCTATAAAACACATGACATGATAAAACAAGAATACAAAACATTCAATAAATAGCGATGATGCTGATGCTAAGTCACCAGCGTGCCGGCTTTCAAAGATTTGAGGTCTTTTGataaataatatgaaaaaaaggatagttaccatcaatttcttttcttaagtCTTCTTTACTTATATCAGCCATGCTCATTAGAAAGCCTTAAGAGAAAACTAAACAAACTATGTAAAATTCACAGAGAGTCAAAGTCTCAACAAGAACTTTTGTTCGTACAGTATAGGTACCCTAACATCCAAGCGTTACAACAATTGACCGGAGCGCTCTCATGCGGGGTTTTctgaaacagttttttttttctttatgaaattgaagtccgaaatttcaaatctttttcaaataaacatgtaaagttttatttaaaatattttcgcGTTGTTTAGTTAATATAAAACAAGACAACATATGACGTATGACAACCGCCATGagaacaattctttttatttaatttaaaatttttacaagttgGTCCACAGATAAAGTTAGACTAGAAACTTGTCCTCAACGCCTCTGGACGTAAGTATCAGTACTAAATATTCGAAATGACAAATCCAAAAAGCGCACTTCTTATCAATGAGTGTTTTGTCTCGTTTTCTCTGTTCTCAGCTTGTTCACAGTTTCACACAAATGATCAATCATGGATTCATAAATGATTTTATCACAATATTTAATGCGTGCTAAAATTAcagtcaaatttttaaaatattacgaTGGCTTGTGTGTCgaattaaactaaaaatattagGCTATgcgtcaaaaataaattatcgaTATATGTGTTGATCGATATACATATCATTTAGCTTAAGTGCTACGGGGTACTCTTCCCGCTTTATTTTTGTCAGACTTTCAGTTTTGTGCATCCTTCGAATTGTGCCTCGCGCCTAGCGTCGCCAGTTTCCCTCCGGGACTTTGgggtttaatttaaatgagGGAGTGTGCATAATAAATTTTGGGGGGTTAGGGGTAAGGTTATATATATAggttaagtattttttcgcgCAATGTAGGGTGATTGCTCGGCGCTTATTATAGACATCATTTTGGGGTGTAACTGTAATCCAGGAGCACgcctaacttttttttttgttcggttACCTTTTGACCAGTTTAACAACTTGTATCATTTGGATCCCTATCATGTTGGAATGGAAGCCATTTAATGCAACTTTAAAGCCGGAATATCTaggcaacaaattttgttttttaatgaagagagggcagaatttttttcaactcgCTTCAACTCACTTATAGATTAGCGAAGTGTGATTTATGGATCAACTTAGTTGAGTAGCCTAGTGAATTTTTCCACGAATAACCAATTCCattcgtcatcatttttctaCAATCATTTCTCATGACCAAAATGTTAAGCTGTATGTACCGCTTTTCTATTCGAAACTCGGTGTCGTTGGATAGCTGTCACaagcaggggtatggagagaaatcGAACAAAGTTTTTATATATCAAACCGCGATTGGTTGTATTAAATTCCAACTCTTAACACGTAGTTATACAATGCCAGGAATGAGGGAGCAACGCAAATTAAGTAAAGCCatgattttaagaaaataagactAGTTTTATCATATGAATGCCCTCATTTCAGTTCGCAAAAACGCTGAAATAAGAACAATTGAGAGAAACTGAGTTTGTGTTTTATAACAGTAATTGACACGTTTAATCGCCTTTCTCCAGCGAAAAGCATTTTCATCATTCTCCAATGGCGgcatttcttcttcggcttcttcGGCTTCCTCACCACCAGCAGGgacatcatcttcatcgatACACAAACCCAATTTGATCATGCGGTAGATGCGAGATCAGAAGCATGGACGGCTAGCTCTTCCAGGGAAAAACCAGATGACAGCAGAGGTTTCAAACAGCAACATGAAGAAATCCTTGACGGCTTTATCGTTTTTGTCAGCCTCTGCTTTGACGCGCAGGGCTTCGACGATGGGATGGTCGGAGTTGATTTCCAAGTGCTTCTTGGCGGCCATGTAATCCATGGTGAAGGTATCCCTCAAA
This region of Daphnia pulex isolate KAP4 chromosome 9, ASM2113471v1 genomic DNA includes:
- the LOC124202597 gene encoding nucleolar protein dao-5-like, yielding MSMADISKEDLRKEIDGILEGADLDTLSSKKVRQQLEEKLKFDLSDRKKEIDEMVMEAVEKKPHIEDDTSPKSKREDAKEESNKEPAAKKKKPAKLDQSVDEEDENSESEGDDDEEEEEDDEDEDEYIPDKEEVSPKKRPARQQERRQPARKAPSESPEAKTKARPARSIAEEKKSKAPITKSSDSEGKSAESEESEEESGSDVAPAPPPKKAPTPRGRKPQSKPVPVDEDSEESDTAPKKVTPKKRQQESGSEYEEFDEENSESSDGGSDESYSPGKKSPGKKRGRSAGRGAVGGKKKRADSSDPDDSDEDWKKASKKKRGTPAKKGEGSTTAKARTPKGGVKAVKLSPELSDIMGTESMPRPEVVKKMWSIIKERNLYDPKNKQFAVCDEQLQKVFGVKRFRTFGMMKYLKAHFID